The Acidobacteriota bacterium genome has a segment encoding these proteins:
- the ruvB gene encoding Holliday junction branch migration DNA helicase RuvB has protein sequence MTQHEPERIITGSVLPGEQSFEYSLRPERLNEYIGQQKVKDNLSIAIEAAKARGDCIDHILLYGPPGLGKTTLATIIAKELNVAFQGTSGPVIEDKGSLAAILSNVEQFQVLFIDEIHRLNPQLEELLYPAMEDFCIDYMVGQGPAARTIKMQVPHFTLVGATTRAGLLTSPLRGRFGIVHRLDFYTPEEIQIIVRRSAEILKVEIDTEGAAEIASRSRGTPRVANRLLRRVRDFAQVKADGVITAAVGRAALDMLEVDPCGFDEMDRKLLLTIIEKYGGGPVGVNTLAASLSEETDTIEEVYEPYLIQQGYLQLTPRGRCATSLAYQHFGITPNQRQRGLF, from the coding sequence ATGACCCAACACGAACCAGAGCGCATCATCACCGGCAGCGTGCTGCCCGGCGAGCAGTCGTTTGAATACTCGCTGCGGCCTGAGCGGCTGAACGAGTACATTGGCCAGCAGAAGGTGAAGGACAATCTGTCCATCGCCATCGAAGCGGCCAAGGCGCGCGGCGACTGCATCGACCACATCCTGCTCTACGGCCCGCCGGGGCTCGGCAAAACGACGCTGGCCACCATCATCGCCAAGGAATTGAACGTGGCGTTTCAAGGAACCTCCGGCCCGGTCATCGAGGACAAAGGGAGCCTGGCCGCGATCTTGAGCAACGTCGAGCAGTTTCAAGTTCTCTTCATCGACGAGATTCACCGCCTGAATCCACAGCTTGAAGAACTGCTCTATCCGGCCATGGAAGACTTCTGTATCGACTATATGGTGGGGCAGGGTCCGGCGGCCCGTACCATCAAGATGCAGGTGCCGCACTTTACGCTGGTCGGCGCCACCACCCGCGCGGGCCTCTTAACCAGCCCGCTGCGCGGACGCTTCGGCATCGTGCATCGGCTCGATTTCTACACGCCGGAAGAGATCCAGATCATCGTGCGCCGCTCGGCGGAGATACTAAAAGTGGAGATCGATACGGAAGGCGCCGCCGAGATCGCCAGCCGCAGCCGCGGCACGCCGCGCGTGGCCAACCGCCTGCTGCGCCGCGTGCGCGACTTCGCGCAAGTGAAGGCCGACGGCGTCATCACCGCCGCCGTGGGCCGCGCCGCGCTGGACATGCTGGAAGTGGACCCCTGCGGCTTCGACGAGATGGACCGCAAGCTCCTGCTCACCATCATCGAGAAATACGGCGGCGGCCCGGTGGGCGTCAACACGCTGGCCGCTTCGCTCAGCGAGGAGACGGACACCATCGAGGAAGTCTACGAGCCGTATCTGATCCAGCAGGGCTACCTGCAACTCACACCGCGCGGCCGCTGCGCAACTTCGCTCGCCTACCAGCACTTCGGCATTACGCCCAACCAGCGCCAGCGTGGCTTGTTCTAG
- a CDS encoding SRPBCC family protein: MANIEFQTSLIVPAPARIVYSVIADYRDGHPRILPKPHFLDLVVEQGGYGAGTVFRCGTRLLGRTQTFRAIISEPEPGRVLVEKFIDQDSQTIFTVDHEADPNQSRVTFHTVMNVPGIAGFFQKWMVPRLLLPIYKQELENLAAHAQALHWVEQAKTGSTSAQY, from the coding sequence ATGGCGAATATTGAATTCCAGACATCGCTAATAGTCCCGGCACCGGCGCGCATCGTCTATTCGGTGATCGCGGACTACCGTGACGGCCATCCGCGCATTCTTCCCAAGCCACACTTTCTGGATCTGGTGGTCGAACAGGGCGGCTACGGCGCGGGAACCGTGTTCCGTTGCGGCACGCGCTTGCTGGGCCGCACCCAAACTTTCCGCGCCATCATCAGTGAGCCGGAGCCGGGACGCGTGTTGGTCGAAAAATTTATCGATCAGGATTCGCAGACCATTTTTACTGTTGATCACGAAGCGGACCCAAACCAATCGCGGGTCACATTTCACACTGTGATGAATGTGCCGGGAATCGCGGGCTTCTTCCAGAAATGGATGGTGCCGCGCCTGTTGCTGCCGATTTACAAGCAGGAGCTGGAGAATCTCGCGGCCCACGCTCAGGCTCTCCATTGGGTGGAGCAGGCCAAGACAGGTTCTACGTCTGCGCAATACTAG
- the ruvA gene encoding Holliday junction branch migration protein RuvA yields the protein MIAYLRGTVRFKRPNRVVIDAGGVGYDVIIPVSTFYGLEEEGREAALHIHTHVREDALALFGFKTEREKILFEKLMSVSGVGPKLAITILSGLELDELIAALRKSDLVSLTHIPGVGRKTAERLVLELRDKLDLLAASSSEASAAEPARPSATGEFSGVDEDVLSALVNLGYNRANAEAAVREVRKDKQIPENNFEQVLRTSLRLLARKFFAGK from the coding sequence ATGATCGCTTACCTGCGAGGAACAGTTCGCTTCAAACGTCCCAACCGCGTGGTGATTGATGCGGGCGGCGTGGGCTACGACGTCATCATTCCCGTCTCCACGTTTTACGGCCTCGAAGAGGAAGGCCGCGAGGCCGCGCTGCACATTCACACGCATGTGCGCGAGGACGCGTTGGCGCTGTTCGGCTTCAAGACGGAGCGCGAGAAAATCCTGTTTGAGAAACTCATGAGCGTCTCCGGCGTCGGGCCGAAGCTGGCGATTACGATTCTTTCTGGGCTCGAATTGGACGAGCTGATTGCCGCGCTGCGCAAAAGCGATCTGGTGTCACTTACGCACATCCCAGGTGTGGGCCGCAAGACCGCTGAGCGGTTGGTGCTGGAGTTGCGCGACAAGCTCGACCTGCTGGCCGCGTCCAGCTCCGAAGCCTCCGCGGCGGAACCCGCGCGCCCCTCGGCAACGGGTGAGTTCAGCGGAGTGGACGAAGACGTGCTCTCCGCGCTGGTGAACTTGGGTTACAATCGCGCCAACGCCGAGGCTGCGGTGCGCGAAGTGCGTAAAGACAAACAGATACCCGAAAACAATTTCGAGCAGGTGTTGCGCACCAGCCTGCGCCTGTTGGCGCGCAAGTTTTTTGCAGGGAAGTAG
- a CDS encoding acyl-CoA carboxylase subunit beta — protein sequence MPKSYSELHDKLLKLEERVQRGNPKAIDKQHKEGKWTARERLAKLLDPGSFVEEFMLAESQSVDFGMAEKREPTDGVVAGFGKIDGRSVYAYAQDRTVLAGTVGAAHGEKIAYVLETARRLGLPVIGLMDSLGARIQEGLDVTRSIGKIFRENVLCSGAVPQISAIMGPCIGVASYSPALTDFIFQVKETSQMFITGPPVIKAVTGEDVTMEQLGGWKMHAEISGVNDVIAENDEDCLNQIRELMRYLPLNCGETPPRAVCDDPADRMIEDFETYVPEDPKRLYDVKGIITRIADYGRFFEIKPRFARNLVTGFGQIGGYSVGFVANQPKFMGGSLDVDCSDKGARFIRFCDAFNIPIVTLVDMPGYLPGTKQEQRGIIRHGAKMLYSYAEATVPMITLYLRKGYGGAKQAMCTREMGADQVFVWPGVELAVMGASGAVNVLYRQEIEAAEDGEAVRAMRIAEFEERFTGPFEAVAKQYAHSAILPRETRWRLFQSLEILRNKRVDRPIKKHGLMPV from the coding sequence ATGCCGAAGTCTTACAGCGAATTGCACGACAAGCTGCTCAAGCTGGAAGAGCGCGTGCAGCGCGGCAACCCCAAGGCCATCGACAAGCAGCACAAGGAGGGCAAGTGGACGGCGCGCGAGCGTCTGGCCAAGCTGCTTGATCCCGGCTCGTTCGTCGAGGAGTTCATGCTCGCTGAGTCGCAGAGCGTGGACTTCGGCATGGCCGAAAAGCGCGAGCCTACCGACGGCGTGGTCGCCGGATTTGGCAAGATTGACGGGCGTTCGGTGTACGCCTACGCGCAGGATCGCACCGTGCTGGCCGGCACCGTGGGGGCGGCACACGGCGAGAAGATCGCTTATGTACTTGAGACCGCTCGCCGCCTGGGCCTGCCTGTCATCGGCCTGATGGACTCGCTCGGTGCGCGCATTCAGGAGGGGTTGGACGTGACCCGCTCCATCGGCAAAATTTTCCGCGAGAACGTGCTCTGCTCCGGCGCCGTGCCGCAAATCTCCGCCATCATGGGACCGTGCATCGGCGTGGCATCATACAGTCCGGCGCTGACTGACTTCATCTTTCAGGTGAAGGAGACCAGCCAGATGTTCATCACCGGCCCGCCGGTCATCAAGGCCGTTACCGGGGAAGATGTCACGATGGAACAGCTCGGCGGCTGGAAGATGCATGCCGAGATATCCGGCGTCAACGATGTGATCGCTGAAAATGACGAGGACTGCCTCAACCAGATCCGCGAGCTAATGCGCTATCTTCCGCTGAACTGCGGCGAGACCCCGCCGCGCGCGGTCTGCGACGACCCGGCCGACCGTATGATCGAGGATTTCGAAACGTACGTCCCGGAGGACCCGAAGCGACTCTATGACGTCAAGGGCATCATCACGCGCATCGCCGATTATGGAAGATTTTTCGAGATCAAGCCGCGCTTCGCGCGCAACCTGGTCACCGGGTTCGGACAGATCGGTGGCTACTCGGTGGGCTTCGTTGCCAACCAGCCCAAGTTCATGGGAGGCTCGCTCGACGTGGATTGCTCGGACAAAGGCGCGCGCTTCATTCGCTTCTGCGACGCGTTCAATATTCCCATTGTCACGCTGGTGGATATGCCCGGCTACCTGCCCGGTACCAAGCAGGAGCAGCGCGGCATCATCCGCCACGGCGCCAAGATGCTTTACTCCTACGCCGAGGCCACCGTGCCGATGATCACGCTGTATTTGCGCAAGGGCTACGGCGGCGCAAAGCAGGCCATGTGTACGCGCGAGATGGGTGCTGATCAGGTCTTCGTCTGGCCCGGCGTCGAACTGGCCGTGATGGGCGCATCCGGCGCGGTGAATGTTCTCTACCGCCAGGAGATTGAAGCCGCCGAGGATGGCGAGGCAGTGCGCGCCATGCGCATCGCGGAATTCGAGGAACGCTTCACGGGCCCATTTGAGGCCGTGGCCAAGCAGTACGCGCACTCCGCCATCCTGCCGCGCGAGACGCGCTGGCGGCTGTTCCAGTCTCTGGAAATCCTGCGCAACAAGCGCGTAGACCGCCCCATTAAGAAACACGGCTTGATGCCGGTATAG
- a CDS encoding redoxin domain-containing protein: protein MLNRFDWGWSERSGVLFTYHQHAAKLRQLLTAVIVLLMWSSPLKAQFSANELAPPPEMIGKVAPRWSLRAWVNLPANSPLMETSKLRGKVILLRFLNDSPQGAAGLRDLIKTYQSQGLAPVGIYAPSPTPTSVDPAEVSDLASALSFNFPIGIDSTWQTVNRYWMNRADVEGLAATFLIDRQGLVRYVQPDGRYEKNSRDRAARRNYENLEKIIQTLLAEPAPEAMEDAAAEAPTAATPGG from the coding sequence TTGCTGAATCGATTTGATTGGGGTTGGTCCGAGCGCAGTGGAGTCCTGTTTACTTACCACCAACACGCAGCTAAGCTCCGGCAACTGCTCACCGCAGTAATCGTCCTGCTGATGTGGAGTAGTCCGCTGAAGGCACAGTTCTCTGCCAATGAGTTGGCGCCGCCGCCGGAGATGATCGGCAAGGTGGCTCCGCGCTGGAGCCTGCGTGCATGGGTTAACTTACCTGCCAACTCGCCGCTAATGGAGACCTCCAAGCTGCGCGGGAAGGTGATTTTGCTGCGTTTCTTGAATGACAGTCCGCAGGGAGCCGCCGGCCTGCGCGATCTTATCAAGACCTATCAGTCGCAGGGCCTGGCCCCGGTCGGCATCTATGCACCTTCGCCAACACCCACTTCAGTTGACCCGGCGGAAGTGAGTGATTTGGCTTCGGCCTTGTCTTTTAATTTCCCCATTGGGATTGACTCCACCTGGCAGACGGTTAATCGCTATTGGATGAATCGCGCCGACGTGGAGGGCCTGGCGGCAACATTTCTAATCGATCGGCAGGGACTGGTGCGCTATGTGCAACCCGATGGCCGCTATGAGAAAAATTCCCGCGACCGCGCCGCACGCCGCAATTATGAGAATCTTGAGAAGATCATTCAGACCCTGCTAGCTGAACCCGCTCCGGAAGCGATGGAAGACGCAGCGGCGGAGGCTCCCACGGCGGCAACTCCCGGCGGATAA
- a CDS encoding XRE family transcriptional regulator: MNLGEAIKNIRQAKGLSQGEMQKRTGILRSYLSRVENGHTIPSLATLQRLASAMGVTLADFFSPDGKPSAESLAVAAAQANDPASQYLTELKTLLPQLTTQQRDQLLDMVKDMASALRRS; encoded by the coding sequence ATGAATCTAGGCGAAGCGATCAAGAATATCCGTCAGGCCAAAGGACTCTCTCAAGGGGAGATGCAGAAGCGCACCGGCATCCTGCGCTCGTATCTTTCACGCGTGGAGAACGGCCACACCATTCCCTCGCTGGCCACGCTGCAAAGGCTGGCCTCCGCCATGGGCGTGACGCTTGCTGACTTCTTCTCTCCCGACGGCAAGCCCTCCGCGGAATCACTGGCGGTCGCCGCCGCCCAAGCCAACGACCCGGCCAGCCAGTATCTGACGGAGTTGAAGACTCTCCTGCCGCAGCTTACCACGCAGCAGCGCGATCAATTGCTGGATATGGTCAAGGACATGGCCTCCGCCCTGCGCCGCTCGTAA
- the hemL gene encoding glutamate-1-semialdehyde-2,1-aminomutase: protein MQNILFPTSQKTSRSAELFERARKLIPGGVNSPVRAFRAVGSSPVFLVRGRGSNVVDADGKHYLDYVGAWGPLLLGHAHPDVERAVGQALERGTAFGFATEAEVRLAELINEIVPSVEKVRLVTSGTEATMSAVRLARGFTERKKIIKFIGGYHGHVDSLLVKAGSGVATFSLPDSAGVPKEFTDLTLALPYNDVAAAERVFVEHAGQIAAVIVEPVAGNMGCVPPSQGFLPALRELTQRDGSLLIFDEVMTGFRVSRGGAQELYGIKPDLTTLGKIIGGGLPIGAYGGRADIMDMVAPEGPVYQAGTLAGNPLAVAAGIAMLEELRRRPLLYSEIEARSQRLADGLQELAVDARIPTFVNRVGSMLTLFFTPGPVVDWSSAERADRDRFAKFFHLMLERNILLPPSQFEAWFVSAAHTDKDVDITLAAAEEACNALAQELS, encoded by the coding sequence ATGCAAAATATTCTTTTCCCAACTTCGCAGAAGACATCGCGCTCGGCGGAACTTTTCGAGCGCGCGCGCAAGCTCATCCCTGGTGGAGTGAATTCGCCTGTGCGCGCTTTCCGGGCGGTGGGCTCGTCGCCTGTCTTCCTTGTTCGCGGACGCGGCTCGAATGTCGTGGACGCTGATGGCAAGCATTATCTCGATTATGTCGGTGCCTGGGGGCCGCTGCTGCTGGGCCATGCCCATCCCGACGTGGAGCGCGCCGTGGGCCAGGCACTCGAGCGCGGCACGGCCTTTGGATTCGCCACCGAAGCCGAGGTCCGGCTAGCCGAGTTGATCAATGAAATTGTTCCTTCCGTCGAGAAGGTGCGCCTGGTTACGTCTGGGACGGAAGCTACCATGTCCGCCGTCCGGCTGGCACGCGGCTTCACGGAGCGCAAGAAGATTATCAAGTTTATCGGCGGCTATCACGGGCATGTCGATTCGCTGCTGGTGAAGGCCGGCTCCGGCGTGGCGACGTTTTCCCTGCCCGACTCTGCCGGCGTTCCCAAAGAGTTTACCGACCTGACGCTGGCTCTGCCGTATAACGACGTGGCCGCCGCCGAACGCGTCTTCGTGGAGCACGCCGGGCAGATTGCCGCCGTGATCGTCGAGCCGGTGGCTGGCAACATGGGCTGCGTCCCGCCCTCGCAAGGGTTCCTGCCCGCGTTGCGTGAGCTAACCCAGCGCGACGGCTCGTTGCTGATCTTTGACGAGGTGATGACGGGCTTCCGCGTGAGCCGCGGCGGCGCACAGGAGCTTTACGGCATCAAGCCGGACCTGACCACGCTGGGCAAGATCATCGGCGGCGGTCTGCCCATCGGCGCTTATGGCGGCCGCGCCGACATCATGGACATGGTCGCGCCGGAAGGGCCGGTGTATCAGGCTGGAACGCTGGCGGGAAATCCGTTGGCGGTGGCAGCGGGAATCGCCATGCTGGAAGAGTTGCGCCGCCGCCCGCTGCTTTATTCCGAGATTGAGGCGCGCTCGCAGCGCCTCGCCGACGGCCTGCAGGAGTTGGCCGTGGATGCCCGCATCCCCACTTTCGTGAATCGCGTAGGCTCCATGCTCACGCTGTTCTTCACGCCCGGCCCGGTGGTGGATTGGTCGAGCGCCGAGCGCGCCGACCGCGACCGCTTCGCCAAGTTTTTCCATCTCATGCTGGAGCGCAACATTCTGCTGCCGCCCTCGCAGTTCGAGGCATGGTTCGTTTCCGCCGCGCACACCGATAAGGACGTCGACATCACGCTCGCCGCCGCCGAAGAGGCCTGCAACGCCTTGGCCCAGGAACTTTCCTAA